The following coding sequences are from one Dermacentor andersoni chromosome 5, qqDerAnde1_hic_scaffold, whole genome shotgun sequence window:
- the LOC126531656 gene encoding zinc transporter ZIP10-like → MPAMPRERSLWIAFPLLLAVAAAEEPRDRSLGGAERLARGLQKRVHCTGLSAFECVQCLSPSSMAHLPNGNDTNEAAGDRQRERMSVLLLERLSDMRQPCKVGRCGSYEECRASLQLAPPGRLSRLEDILRRVKAVYVPTSRHKCFTAEDVLNGLVPYEKNEETYVEKVATSVITHLSQGHCIEVGDAVTDFLEDLFRRYGDNTSEVMTQQGLERLLKKLRLASEDIAYGHKHKHAHSEDHDHSDHDHDYENDHENHDHDYDHEDGHDHDHEHDHGHDHDHNHDHDHDHNRDHDHDNDHEHEHAHDHDHADGHEHDEHRHRGHADHHKHQEKHPRNTTTVEQTSTPPASITPTDSHTHSTTEYSEASHERPETKLHHHLQDGHNDHEHDDEASTRNRRAAGLSSRSQHAVHPGSNVMGRRRRGVPPVPDHDIHNHNSSASKCWTPRELIRQFGFSENGTISRHEFFHLCPALIQQAVSDVCLQTTLDEHKPTTAELYGYGTLSVFIISLCSLMGVLLLPCLARHAYYYITMGFIGLSFGTMTGDAFLHLIPQVLGLHSHDTDHGAGGHSHAHSHDHDSLVPEYMWKQLGLVGALYGLFIFEALSTIFCGEQTDGHGHSHLPKNIPENLHMTKVSAKTESSVELAHCSSTPSLPLEENPQVPVLKSRALCCGMSTLATMVIIGGAIHNVADGLAIGAAFSSGLKSGLSTSLAVFCHELPHEFGDFVVLISTGLSYRRALLLNFLSAMAAFAGLYAGFLLGEEVAARDWILTVTAGIFLYVALVDMLPELKQHKGKSPFKMFIVKNIGVLAGVGIMCVIAIYEDQLSI, encoded by the exons ATGCCCGCGATGCCGAGAGAAAGGTCTTTGTGGATAGCCTTTCCGCTGCTGCTAGCAGTGGCAGCTGCCGAGGAACCGCGGGATCGGTCACTGGGTGGCGCTGAAAGGCTGGCACGAGGCCTTCAGAAGAGAGTACACTGCACCGGTCTCTCGGCCTTCGAGTGCGTACAG TGCCTGTCTCCCAGCAGCATGGCTCATCTACCTAACGGGAACGACACAAATGAGGCCGCCGGCGACCGGCAGCGCGAGCGAATGAGCGTTCTCCTGCTGGAGCGACTGTCGGACATGCGCCAGCCGTGCAAAGTCGGACGGTGTGGCTCGTATGAGGAATGCCGAGCGTCGCTGCAACTGGCTCCACCTGGCCGGCTTTCCCGCCTAGAGGACATACTGCGCCGCGTCAAGGCCGTCTACGTGCCCACCAGCAGACACAAG TGCTTCACCGCAGAGGACGTACTCAACGGCTTAGTGCCCTACGAGAAGAACGAGGAGACGTACGTCGAAAAAGTAGCTACTTCAGTCATCACGCATCTTTCACAGG GTCACTGTATCGAGGTTGGCGACGCCGTGACAGATTTTCTTGAAGATCTGTTCAGGCGGTATGGCGACAACACGTCTGAAGTAATGACACAACAAG GTCTAGAGAGGCTGCTGAAAAAATTACGCCTAGCATCAGAAGATATTGCTTATGGTCACAAGCACAAACATGCGCATAGCGAAGATCATGATCACAGTGACCACGACCATGACTACGAAAATGACCATGAAAACCATGATCACGACTACGATCACGAGGACGGACATGACCACGACCATGAACACGACCATGGTCATGACCACGATCACAATCATGACCACGACCATGACCACAACCGCGACCACGATCATGATAACGACCATGAGCACGAGCATGCACATGATCATGATCACGCTGACGGTCACGAGCACGACGAACACCGTCACCGTGGACACGCCGATCATCACAAACATCAGGAGAAGCACCCCAGGAATACTACCACAGTGGAACAAACGTCAACGCCGCCAGCGTCAATCACTCCCACGGATAGTCATACCCATAGTACCACTGAGTACAGTGAAGCCAGCCACGAACGGCCCGAAACTAAACTTCACCACCACCTTCAAGATGGCCATAATGACCACGAACATGACGATGAAGCGAGCACTCGTAATAGGCGTGCCGCAGGGCTGTCATCTCGAAGCCAACACGCAGTGCATCCTGGTTCAAACGTCATGGGGAGGCGACGACGCGGTGTTCCCCCAGTTCCGGACCATGACATCCacaatcacaacagctctgcGTCCAAA TGTTGGACCCCACGAGAACTTATTCGGCAGTTCGGGTTCTCTGAAAATGGGACCATTAGCAGACATGAGTTTTTCCATCTGTGTCCAGCGCTAATCCAGCAGGCTGTCAGTGATGTCTGCCTCCAAACTACCCTCGATGAGCACAAACCTACTACAGCTGAAT TGTACGGCTACGGGACGCTGTCGGTGTTCATTATCAGCCTGTGCTCGCTGATGGGGGTGCTGCTTCTGCCATGCCTGGCTCGCCACGCCTACTACTACATCACGATGGGTTTCATTGGCCTCTCTTTCGGCACCATGACTGGAGACGCGTTCCTACATCTAATACCACAG GTACTTGGTCTGCACAGCCACGATACGGACCATGGAGCGGGAGGTCACTCACACGCACATAGCCACGACCACGACAGCCTGGTTCCAGAGTACATGTGGAAGCAGCTAGGTCTCGTCGGGGCCTTATACGGCCTGTTCATCTTTGAGGCCTTGAGCACCATATTTTGTGGTGAACAG ACAGATGGTCATGGGCATAGTCACCTCCCCAAGAACATTCCTGAGAATCTTCACATGACAAAAGTGTCAGCGAAGACGGAGTCCAGCGTTGAACTG GCGCACTGCTCGAGTACACCATCGTTACCACTTGAAGAGAACCCACAAGTTCCGGTGCTAAAGTCTCGAGCACTTTGTTGTG GTATGTCGACGCTGGCAACAATGGTGATCATCGGCGGCGCCATCCACAACGTTGCTGATGGCTTGGCTATTGGCGCTGCTTTTTCGTCGGGCCTAAAGAGTGGTCTCTCCACATCCCTTGCCGTATTCTGCCACGAACTGCCACACGAGTTTG GCGACTTCGTGGTGCTCATCTCGACCGGGCTGAGCTACCGCCGCGCACTGCTGCTCAACTTCTTGTCCGCGATGGCGGCGTTCGCTGGTCTCTACGCAGGATTCTTGTTGGGTGAAGAGGTAGCTGCACGAGACTGGATCCTCACCGTCACCGCGGGCATCTTCCTCTACGTAGCACTCGTAGACATG